In Lysobacter sp. FW306-1B-D06B, the sequence AACGTAATTGGCGAGGTTGAGGCTGCGCTAGCCGAAGCGGAGACGGCGATGAAGGGTGATGACAAGGCACAAATCGAGGCAAAGTCCAAGGGCCTGGAACGGGCCGCTCAGTCCCTGCTCGCTGCGGCTACCGCGAGTGAACAAACGGCCGGCACCGGCGATTCCAGAACTCCACACGAAGCTCCGGATGTCGTCGATGCCGAATTCACGGAGGTAGACGACAAGAAGTAGCTGGGCAGTACGGGTCTCACCGCACGTGTTCCGCATGGAATGAGCTGGCAGATGCGAGAAGGATTGATGTATGAGCCCACCACGCCACCTAGCTGGCAGTCGATCGAGACGCGGTTCCGTCGCCATGCGTGTGCGCCCATCCGCCGTCTCCACGAGGTTCGAAATGCTCGCTCGAGAACTCGAGCAGCAGATCGCTGCCGGGGTGCTGCGACCGGGGGATCGCTTGCCATCCGTGCGCCAGACCTGTGCTAGTCGTGGCTTGAGCCCGAGCACGGTGTTCCAGGCCTACTATCTGCTCGAGTCCCGCGGTCTTGTCCGCTCCGTACCACGCTCGGGGTACTTCGTCGCCGCACGCCCCGGCGGCGTGCCGCTCCCCGAGCCGCAAACCTCGGAGCCCCAGTTCGGATCGCAGCCCGTCGAAGTCAACGACCTGATCTACGCCTGTCTCGGCACGGCGCGTGCTCGCGACATCGTGCCGTTAGGTTCTGCGTTTCCGAGCCCGGACTTGTTTCCACTCGATCGACTGCGTCGTGCGCTGATATCGAGCACACGACGTCTCAAACCCTGGAACATGGTCGATGATCTGCCGCCGGGCAACTTGCGACTTAAGCGCGAGATTGCCAAGCGCTACTTGTGTCAGGGGTTTGCCGTGACCATTGACGAGATCGTGCTGACCCACGGTGCGATGGAGGCGCTGAACCTTTGCCTCAACGCGGTGGCGCGGCCGGGTGATGCAGTGGTGGTAGAGTCCCCGACCTTCTACATGGCGCTGCAGGCGCTGCAGCGCCTGGGTCTGCGCGCCATCGAGGTGCCGACACATGTGCGCGAGGGCATCGATCTCGGACGCCTGTCTCAGGTGATCGAACTCTATCGCCCGAAGGCCTGCTGGCTTATGACGACCTTCCAGAACCCGCTCGGCAGCCTGATGCCCGAGGCGAAGAAGCGCGACCTTGTCGAACTGCTTGCCCGCCACGACGTGCCGCTGATCGAAGACGACGTGTACGCCGAACTCTACGAAGGCAAGGCGGCGCCGCTGCCAGCCAAGGCTTACGATCGCCGTGGTCTGGTGCTGCACTGCTCGTCGTTCTCGAAGTGCCTGGCGCCGGGCTACCGCGTCGGCTGGGCCGCGCCCGGCCGGCTGGCGGGCGAAGTCGAACGGCTGAAGCTGATGACGAGCTTGTCTGGGTCGATCCCGGTGCAGGCGGCACTGGCCGAATACCTGCAGGAGGGCGGCTACGACCGCCATCTGGGCAGCTTGCGCTCGTCTCTGCAGGCGCAGCGCAACAGCCTGTTCGATGCCGTGACCCGGCACTTCCCGGACGGAACGCGGGTAGTTCGGCCGGCCGGCGGGTACTTCGTCTGGGTCGAACTGCCTGTGGGGGTCGACGCGCTGGCATTGCATCGTACCGCGCTGGCACACCGCATCAGCCTGGCTCCGGGGCCGATGTTCTCGGCGAGGGCGGAGTTCCGGCACCACATCCGTCTGACCTGTGCCCAGCAATGGGACGGGACGCTCGAACGCGCAACGCGCACGTTGGCGCGGCTGGTCGACGACGCACCACGCGAAGGCGACCATACGCCACCGACGATCTGATCCGATCGCCCAGGCCCGCAACTGCTCACCCCGCCGGGGCAGGCTGACTGTCAGATTCGGGTATGTCGAAACCCAGGTTGTCCCGCGCATGCCGAAAATCGATTCCGTGCCGAAGCTGGTAGCGGCCAGTTCCGCCGCACCGGGCCCAGATATGGCGCTGCATGAAGTGCTGGACCGGCTGGGGCCATCCATTTTTGCCGGTCTGCTGGACACCGACGGCGTGCTGCGCTACGCCAACCAAGCGGCGCTGCGGGCCATCGGCAGCACGCCGGAGGAAGTACTCGGCCGGCACTTCGACACCACCCCCTGGTGGCAAGCCTGCGAGTTGTCGAAGCGGCGGCTGCAGCAGGCACTGGCCAGTGCATTGCGCGGCGAAGTCTCGCGATTCGACGTGCGTGTGGCCTCAAGCAGCGGCGCCACCCTGGCCATGGACTTCTCGCTGCTGCCCCTTTATGGCGCTGACGGTCGGGTGGTCTGGCTGATCCCCTCCGCGCGCGACGTGAGCGAACGGGAAGAGGCGCAGCACCAGTTGCTGCTGACCCGTCATGCCGTGGAGCAGGCCAATGACGCGCTGTTGGAGGTCGGTCCCGACGGCGCCTTTCGCAACGCCAACGCAGCGGCCTGCAGGTTGCTGGGTCTAGAGCGCGAACAACTGCTGCGGCTGCGTGTGCCCGACATCGACACCGGGGTCGACGAGACGCATTGGCCGCGGCGCTGGCATGAAATGTGGGAGCGCGGTTCCTTGCGCTTCGAGACCAATATTCGCCATCACGATGGCCATGAGATACCGGTCGATGTCTCCGTCAGCCTGGTGACCAGTGCCGATGAGACTATCGCCCATCTCTGCGTCGACGACCTGCGCGAGCGTCGCGCCGCCGAACAGCGCATCCGGAAACTGCAGCAGTTCGACGAACTGACGGGCTTGCCGAACCGGCATCTGCTCATCGAGCGTCTGGACGCGACCTTGCAGACCAGCACCGAAACTGCGGTTCTGGTGCTTGACATCGACCGCTTCAAGCGAATCAACGACGGCCTGGGCCACAAAATCGGCGACGCAGTGCTGCGCGAAGTGGCACAACGCATCGCCGCGACCGTGCACAGCGTCGTTCTGATTGCACGCCGCAGCGGCGACGAGTTCGTGATCGTGATGTCGGCCTCGTCGGTGACGGCGCTGAACGCGGCGCAGGCACTGCTCGAGACAATTTCTCGACCGATGACGATCGAGGGGCACGAACTCCAACTCACCTGCCGCATCGGCATCGCCATGGCGCCTGCCGACGGCGACCGTCCCGACACTCTGCTGCGCAGCGCCAACGCCGCGCTGCGCCACGCCAAGCTGCTAGGCCTCAACCAAGTCAGCGTCTTTGCCGGCGCGCCACATGACGACGACCCCGAACGGCTAGCGCTGGAGACCGCGCTTCGCCAGGCGCTGCGCGACGAGCAGTTCGAGCTGCACTACGAGCCGCAGGTGGACCTGGTGCATGGCCGCATCGTCGGCGTCGAGGCATTGCTGCGTTGGCAGCACCCGACGCTGGGCCGCATTGCGCCGGATCGCTTCATCCCGATCGCCGAGGAGACTGGCCTGATCGTCCCCATCGGCGACTGGGTACTGCGCCGCGCCGTCGAGCAGGCCGCGAGCTGGCAGCGCGCAGGGCTGCCGCCACTGCGCATGGCGGTCAACCTGTCGCCGCGCCAGTTGCTGCAGCCGGACCTGGCCCACCGCGTCGAACGCCTGCTCGCCGCGACTGGCCTCGACCCGCGGCTGTTCGGTGTCGAAGTCACCGAGAGCATGATGATCGCCAACATCGATCAGGCGGTGCAACATCTCAGCGCGCTGCGCGCGCTCGGCGTCGAGGTCTCGCTCGACGACTTCGGCACCGGCTATTCGAGCCTGGGCTAC encodes:
- a CDS encoding PLP-dependent aminotransferase family protein, which translates into the protein MLARELEQQIAAGVLRPGDRLPSVRQTCASRGLSPSTVFQAYYLLESRGLVRSVPRSGYFVAARPGGVPLPEPQTSEPQFGSQPVEVNDLIYACLGTARARDIVPLGSAFPSPDLFPLDRLRRALISSTRRLKPWNMVDDLPPGNLRLKREIAKRYLCQGFAVTIDEIVLTHGAMEALNLCLNAVARPGDAVVVESPTFYMALQALQRLGLRAIEVPTHVREGIDLGRLSQVIELYRPKACWLMTTFQNPLGSLMPEAKKRDLVELLARHDVPLIEDDVYAELYEGKAAPLPAKAYDRRGLVLHCSSFSKCLAPGYRVGWAAPGRLAGEVERLKLMTSLSGSIPVQAALAEYLQEGGYDRHLGSLRSSLQAQRNSLFDAVTRHFPDGTRVVRPAGGYFVWVELPVGVDALALHRTALAHRISLAPGPMFSARAEFRHHIRLTCAQQWDGTLERATRTLARLVDDAPREGDHTPPTI
- a CDS encoding EAL domain-containing protein, coding for MPKIDSVPKLVAASSAAPGPDMALHEVLDRLGPSIFAGLLDTDGVLRYANQAALRAIGSTPEEVLGRHFDTTPWWQACELSKRRLQQALASALRGEVSRFDVRVASSSGATLAMDFSLLPLYGADGRVVWLIPSARDVSEREEAQHQLLLTRHAVEQANDALLEVGPDGAFRNANAAACRLLGLEREQLLRLRVPDIDTGVDETHWPRRWHEMWERGSLRFETNIRHHDGHEIPVDVSVSLVTSADETIAHLCVDDLRERRAAEQRIRKLQQFDELTGLPNRHLLIERLDATLQTSTETAVLVLDIDRFKRINDGLGHKIGDAVLREVAQRIAATVHSVVLIARRSGDEFVIVMSASSVTALNAAQALLETISRPMTIEGHELQLTCRIGIAMAPADGDRPDTLLRSANAALRHAKLLGLNQVSVFAGAPHDDDPERLALETALRQALRDEQFELHYEPQVDLVHGRIVGVEALLRWQHPTLGRIAPDRFIPIAEETGLIVPIGDWVLRRAVEQAASWQRAGLPPLRMAVNLSPRQLLQPDLAHRVERLLAATGLDPRLFGVEVTESMMIANIDQAVQHLSALRALGVEVSLDDFGTGYSSLGYLRRLPVDVIKIARSLVPDVAAPAEDLSITRAIITMAHQLQMTVLAEGVESEGQAALLAANRCDRIQGYWFSAALPGAAVEAMLRDGRKIDPALLAGHSPQRTVLLVDDEERIRAQDQLLQSERLASIQQLAAGVAHEINNPIGYVFSNLGTLETYLERLFEMLDAYERAEPALADGAIAAGLAALRARFELDYLKQDIPMLIGESKEGLSRVHSIVQDLKDFSRVDTQQEWVLASLHQGMKSTLNIFTNEIEYCADVRREYGTLPDIPQEAST